A single region of the Vicia villosa cultivar HV-30 ecotype Madison, WI linkage group LG4, Vvil1.0, whole genome shotgun sequence genome encodes:
- the LOC131599544 gene encoding defensin-like protein 183, with product MANQSSKCFYFSTILVLFLAGQLIQVKGECTKIVGRCDAEDCSAHCNSYAKGVNVLGTSCSFLNLCTCTFDRPPPGEPTPTCVIGMGICTNDCNYDCCNKKCQSRYPKTGSGTCILAFDQDLCMCSYNR from the exons ATGGCCAACCAAAGCTCAAAATGTTTCTATTTCTCTACCATCCTGGTTTTATTTCTTGCAG GTCAATTAATTCAGGTAAAAGGTGAATGCACAAAAATTGTGGGTAGATGTGATGCAGAAGATTGTTCTGCGCACTGTAATTCCTATGCAAAAGGTGTAAATGTTTTAGGAACATCATGCTCATTCTTAAACTTATGCACTTGTACTTTCGATCGGCCACCACCTGGAGAACCAACACCTACTTGTGTTATTGGGATGGGAATTTGCACTAATGACTGTAACTATGATTGTTGTAACAAAAAGTGTCAAAGTAGATATCCTAAGACAGGTAGTGGAACATGTATACTTGCTTTTGATCAGGATCTTTGCATGTGTTCATATAACCGTTGa